A single Micromonospora luteifusca DNA region contains:
- a CDS encoding GNAT family N-acetyltransferase has protein sequence MTDLDVPTLRAAYDNQLRPEIPDPVPAGVTVERDGPLVRIIGLDAGGFLTYRDLGGLTGDALDELIARQVELFRERGQSVEWKLNGHDEPADLADRLRAAGFVPEDRETVVVGPVALLAAALPVIPEGVRLREVTSRADLERIAAMEEEVWQEDRSHLVSGLAKEIDADPHSITVVVAEADGTVVSAGWVRFPANTGFATLWGGSTLPQWRQRGIYRALVTYRARLAEQRGRTLLQVDCSEDSRPILQRLGLVAVTTTTPYVYTP, from the coding sequence GTGACTGATCTCGACGTACCGACCCTGCGTGCCGCCTACGACAACCAACTCCGCCCGGAGATCCCCGACCCGGTGCCGGCCGGGGTGACGGTGGAGCGGGACGGGCCGTTGGTCCGGATCATCGGGCTCGACGCCGGCGGGTTCCTCACCTACCGCGATCTCGGCGGACTCACCGGCGACGCCTTGGACGAGCTGATCGCCCGGCAGGTGGAGCTGTTCCGCGAGCGGGGCCAGTCGGTCGAGTGGAAGCTCAACGGGCACGACGAACCGGCGGACCTGGCGGACCGCCTGCGCGCCGCCGGCTTCGTGCCGGAGGACCGGGAGACCGTCGTGGTCGGGCCGGTCGCGCTGCTGGCCGCCGCGCTGCCGGTCATCCCAGAGGGGGTACGCCTGCGTGAGGTGACCTCCCGAGCCGACCTGGAGCGGATCGCCGCCATGGAGGAGGAGGTCTGGCAGGAGGATCGCTCGCACCTGGTCTCGGGGTTGGCCAAGGAGATCGACGCCGACCCGCACTCGATCACCGTGGTGGTGGCCGAGGCGGACGGGACGGTGGTGAGCGCCGGCTGGGTACGGTTCCCCGCGAACACCGGCTTCGCCACCCTCTGGGGCGGCTCGACCCTGCCGCAGTGGCGTCAGAGGGGCATCTACCGGGCGCTGGTCACCTACCGGGCACGGCTGGCCGAGCAGCGGGGTCGAACGCTGTTGCAGGTCGACTGTTCCGAGGACAGCCGGCCGATCCTGCAACGGCTCGGCCTCGTCGCGGTCACCACCACCACCCCGTACGTCTACACTCCGTGA
- a CDS encoding YidH family protein, with amino-acid sequence MWEAIRRWFDPAEMRSVGEPPDYRFSLANERTFLAWLRTGLALVGGGLATAQFLPPLPMSHLREVLAVALLLLGGAVAIRAVDHWARTERAIRLGQELPASRFPAILALAVGAGALLLVVAVLVRAIGGR; translated from the coding sequence ATGTGGGAGGCGATCAGGCGGTGGTTCGACCCGGCCGAGATGCGCTCGGTCGGTGAACCGCCGGACTACCGGTTCTCGCTGGCCAACGAACGCACCTTCCTCGCCTGGCTGCGCACCGGGCTGGCGCTGGTCGGCGGCGGGCTGGCCACCGCGCAGTTCCTGCCGCCCCTGCCGATGAGCCACCTACGGGAGGTGCTCGCGGTCGCGCTGCTGCTGCTCGGCGGCGCCGTCGCGATCCGCGCGGTGGACCACTGGGCGCGTACCGAACGGGCCATCCGGCTCGGTCAGGAGCTGCCCGCGTCCCGGTTTCCCGCCATCCTCGCTCTCGCCGTCGGCGCCGGGGCGCTGCTGCTGGTGGTCGCCGTCCTGGTCCGGGCGATCGGTGGGCGGTGA
- a CDS encoding class F sortase: MTMRNRGALAALAAGAAALTVATVVACGSQPAENVGAEEASTLATNPATPSASAADGPSVPVTAGELPTGTKIVPPVRLVIPEIEVTATVNAVGINERTNEFEVPPSVDQIGWYRYGPGLEATTGSVVIAGHVDSAKQGKGAFFRLRELDQGDTLTATGSDGTARQYRVVAREEYAKTRIPLDRYFARDGKPRLTLITCGGPFDARARKYRDNIVVTAVLT, translated from the coding sequence GTGACGATGCGCAACCGCGGCGCGCTGGCGGCCCTGGCCGCCGGCGCTGCCGCGCTCACCGTGGCCACCGTGGTGGCCTGCGGCTCCCAGCCGGCCGAGAACGTGGGTGCCGAGGAGGCGAGCACGTTGGCCACCAACCCGGCAACCCCGTCGGCCAGCGCCGCCGACGGACCGTCGGTGCCGGTGACCGCCGGGGAACTGCCGACCGGCACGAAGATCGTCCCGCCGGTACGGCTGGTGATCCCGGAGATCGAGGTCACCGCCACCGTCAACGCGGTCGGCATCAACGAGCGGACCAACGAGTTCGAGGTGCCGCCGAGCGTCGACCAGATCGGCTGGTACCGCTACGGACCCGGCCTGGAGGCGACCACCGGCTCAGTGGTCATCGCCGGTCACGTGGACAGCGCCAAACAGGGCAAAGGAGCGTTCTTCCGGCTGCGGGAGCTGGACCAGGGCGACACCCTGACCGCGACCGGCAGCGACGGCACGGCACGGCAGTACCGCGTCGTCGCCCGGGAGGAGTACGCCAAGACCAGGATCCCGTTGGACCGGTACTTCGCCCGGGACGGCAAGCCGCGGCTGACCCTGATCACCTGTGGTGGGCCGTTCGACGCCAGGGCCCGCAAGTACCGCGACAACATCGTCGTCACCGCGGTGCTCACCTGA
- a CDS encoding PLD nuclease N-terminal domain-containing protein, whose product MVRLYVLLFLVQIVLAVCALISCLSAEEGQIRALPRIVWVLIILFFPLVGSIAWFVAGREPDSGAHKGWLGGTGTAQRQQPRPVAPDDDPEFLRSMQDSAKQQDQELFQRWEEDLRRREDDLRRHDGEPPREGDRPEV is encoded by the coding sequence ATGGTCCGGCTGTACGTTCTCCTCTTCCTGGTGCAGATTGTCCTCGCCGTCTGCGCGCTGATCAGTTGCCTCTCCGCCGAGGAGGGCCAGATCCGCGCCCTACCACGGATCGTCTGGGTGCTGATCATCCTGTTCTTCCCGCTGGTCGGCTCGATCGCCTGGTTCGTCGCCGGTCGGGAGCCCGACTCCGGCGCCCACAAGGGTTGGCTGGGCGGCACCGGCACCGCCCAGCGGCAGCAGCCCCGGCCGGTCGCCCCCGACGACGACCCCGAGTTCCTCCGCTCGATGCAGGACAGCGCCAAGCAGCAGGACCAGGAGCTCTTCCAACGCTGGGAGGAGGACCTGCGCCGGCGCGAGGACGACCTGCGCCGCCACGACGGTGAGCCTCCACGCGAGGGCGACCGGCCGGAGGTGTGA
- a CDS encoding DUF4397 domain-containing protein — MQLSYFRRVAAGGAVAALAVAGVGALTATPAYAATSKVSVVHGIPDTPVDVYVNGKKTLDNFKPGDVAGPLNLEEGDYDIALTKPGEPIGSAILKVDNAAVPGGANISIAAHLDAAGQPKITPFVNDVSKVAAGKARLIVRHTAAAPAVDVRAGGTPVFKAVTNPNEAKGDVDAGSVKADVVLAGTDTVAIGPADLNLKEGTATIVYAIGSAEGKSLDVVAQTITGLHSAPGGVPSGDGGQAGTGIGTWWYVLTGAGVLLLLGGGVRMATARTGRK; from the coding sequence ATGCAGCTTTCGTACTTCCGTCGGGTCGCCGCGGGCGGCGCCGTAGCCGCGCTGGCCGTCGCCGGCGTCGGCGCACTCACCGCCACCCCCGCGTACGCCGCCACGTCGAAGGTCTCCGTCGTGCACGGCATTCCGGACACCCCGGTCGACGTCTACGTCAACGGCAAGAAGACGCTGGACAACTTCAAGCCCGGTGACGTGGCCGGCCCGCTGAACCTGGAGGAGGGTGACTACGACATCGCCCTCACCAAGCCGGGCGAGCCGATCGGCAGCGCCATCCTCAAGGTCGACAACGCGGCGGTGCCGGGCGGCGCGAACATCAGCATCGCGGCACACCTCGACGCCGCCGGCCAGCCGAAGATCACCCCGTTCGTCAACGACGTCTCGAAGGTCGCCGCCGGCAAGGCCCGGCTGATCGTCCGGCACACCGCCGCCGCCCCGGCGGTGGACGTCCGGGCCGGTGGCACCCCGGTGTTCAAGGCCGTGACCAACCCCAACGAGGCCAAGGGCGACGTCGACGCGGGCAGTGTGAAGGCGGACGTGGTGCTCGCCGGCACCGACACCGTGGCCATCGGCCCGGCGGACCTCAACCTGAAGGAGGGCACCGCCACGATCGTCTACGCGATCGGCTCCGCCGAGGGCAAGAGCCTCGACGTGGTGGCCCAGACCATCACCGGTCTGCACTCCGCCCCGGGCGGCGTGCCCAGCGGTGACGGCGGTCAGGCCGGCACGGGCATTGGCACGTGGTGGTACGTGCTCACCGGTGCCGGCGTACTCCTGCTTCTGGGTGGTGGGGTGCGGATGGCGACCGCGCGGACCGGTCGCAAGTGA
- a CDS encoding cysteine desulfurase family protein, whose translation MAYLDHAATTPMLDEALEAYVATAREVGNASSLHAAGRRARRRVEESRERVAAVLGARPSEVIFTGGGTESDNLAVKGIFWARRAAAPDRRRVVSSAVEHHAVLDAVDWLVEHEGAEAGWLPVDAAGRLDPEDLRAELSAHADRVALVTAMWANNEVGTVQPIAELAAVAAEHGVPFHTDAVQAVGQAPVDFGASGVAALTVTGHKLGGPTGVGALLLARDVAATPLLHGGGQERDVRSGTLDTAGIVAFAVAVEAAVKGQQEYAARVAALRDDLIERVRQAVPEVIYNGDPADRLPGNAHFSFPGCEGDALLLLLDAQGIACSTGSACSAGVAQPSHVLLAMGADNDRARSSLRFSLGHTSTQADVDALIAALPAAVDRARRAAALRTPR comes from the coding sequence ATGGCTTACCTGGATCACGCGGCGACGACTCCGATGCTCGACGAGGCACTGGAGGCGTACGTCGCTACCGCCCGCGAGGTCGGCAACGCGTCCTCCCTGCACGCGGCGGGTCGCCGTGCCCGCCGCCGGGTCGAAGAGTCCCGCGAGCGGGTGGCCGCGGTGCTGGGCGCCCGGCCATCCGAGGTGATCTTCACTGGTGGTGGCACCGAGAGCGACAACCTCGCCGTCAAGGGCATCTTCTGGGCCCGCCGGGCCGCCGCCCCGGACCGCCGTCGTGTCGTCTCCAGCGCCGTCGAGCACCACGCGGTGCTGGACGCGGTCGACTGGCTCGTCGAGCACGAGGGTGCCGAGGCCGGTTGGCTGCCGGTCGACGCCGCCGGTCGCCTCGACCCGGAGGACCTGCGCGCCGAGCTGTCCGCGCACGCCGACCGGGTGGCCCTGGTCACCGCGATGTGGGCCAACAACGAGGTGGGCACCGTCCAGCCGATCGCCGAGCTGGCCGCCGTCGCCGCCGAACACGGTGTGCCGTTCCACACCGACGCCGTCCAGGCCGTCGGCCAGGCACCCGTCGACTTCGGCGCCAGCGGGGTCGCCGCGCTGACCGTCACCGGGCACAAGCTCGGCGGCCCGACCGGCGTGGGCGCGTTGCTGCTCGCCCGGGACGTGGCAGCCACACCGCTGCTGCACGGCGGCGGGCAGGAACGCGACGTCCGTTCCGGCACCCTGGACACCGCCGGCATCGTCGCCTTCGCGGTCGCCGTCGAAGCGGCGGTGAAGGGCCAACAGGAGTACGCGGCCCGGGTTGCCGCACTCCGCGACGACCTGATCGAGCGGGTTCGGCAGGCGGTGCCCGAGGTGATCTACAACGGCGACCCGGCCGACCGACTGCCCGGCAACGCGCACTTCTCCTTCCCCGGTTGCGAGGGCGACGCCCTGCTGCTGCTGCTCGACGCTCAGGGAATCGCCTGCTCGACCGGGTCGGCCTGCTCCGCAGGGGTGGCCCAGCCCTCGCACGTGCTGCTGGCAATGGGCGCCGACAACGACCGCGCCCGCTCCTCGCTGCGCTTCTCCCTGGGTCACACGAGCACCCAGGCCGACGTCGACGCGCTCATCGCAGCCCTCCCAGCAGCAGTGGACCGAGCCCGCCGAGCCGCCGCCCTCCGCACTCCCCGCTAA
- the mnmA gene encoding tRNA 2-thiouridine(34) synthase MnmA: MRVLAAMSGGVDSAVAAARAVAAGHDVTGVHLALARNPQTYRTGARGCCTLEDSRDARRAADVIGIPFYVWDMADRFHEDVVDDFVAEYAAGRTPNPCLRCNEKIKFAAVLDRAVALGFDAVVTGHHARLGPDGLLRRSVDVAKDQSYVLAVLTREQLDRSIFPLGDSTKAQVRAEAAERGLAVADKPDSHDICFIADGDTRGFLAGRLGEAPGDVVDASTGAVVGSHSGAYAYTVGQRRGLHLDRPAADGRPRYVLSITPKTNTVTVGPAEALEVSEVRALRPVWTGGARPDVPVECEVQLRAHGDVVPATVALDGDRLHAELRRPVRGVAAGQAVVAYRPDPAGDVVLGSATITG, translated from the coding sequence GTGAGGGTTCTGGCGGCGATGTCGGGTGGGGTCGACTCGGCGGTGGCGGCGGCGCGAGCTGTGGCGGCCGGGCATGACGTGACCGGCGTGCATCTGGCGCTGGCTCGCAATCCACAGACCTACCGGACCGGGGCGCGCGGCTGTTGCACCCTGGAGGACTCCCGGGACGCGCGACGGGCCGCCGACGTGATCGGCATTCCGTTCTACGTGTGGGACATGGCCGATCGTTTCCACGAGGACGTGGTGGACGACTTCGTCGCCGAGTACGCCGCCGGCCGTACGCCGAATCCCTGCCTGCGCTGCAACGAGAAGATCAAGTTTGCCGCGGTGCTGGACCGGGCGGTTGCCCTGGGCTTCGACGCGGTGGTGACCGGGCACCACGCCCGGCTGGGCCCGGACGGGCTGTTGCGGCGCAGTGTCGACGTGGCCAAGGACCAGTCGTACGTGCTCGCCGTGCTCACCCGCGAGCAGCTGGACCGGTCGATCTTCCCGTTGGGTGACTCGACCAAGGCGCAGGTCCGGGCGGAGGCCGCCGAGCGCGGCCTGGCCGTGGCCGACAAGCCGGACTCCCACGACATCTGCTTCATCGCCGACGGTGACACCCGCGGCTTCCTGGCTGGGCGGCTCGGCGAGGCTCCCGGCGACGTGGTGGACGCGAGCACCGGCGCGGTGGTCGGCAGCCACAGCGGCGCGTACGCGTACACCGTGGGGCAGCGTCGTGGTCTGCACCTGGACCGGCCTGCCGCGGACGGGCGGCCGCGCTACGTGCTCTCCATCACCCCGAAGACCAACACGGTGACCGTCGGCCCGGCCGAGGCGCTGGAGGTGTCCGAGGTGCGGGCCCTGCGTCCGGTCTGGACCGGCGGCGCCCGTCCGGACGTGCCGGTCGAGTGCGAGGTGCAGTTGCGCGCACACGGTGACGTGGTGCCGGCGACCGTCGCCCTCGACGGTGACCGGCTGCACGCCGAGCTGCGTCGACCGGTACGCGGCGTCGCTGCCGGTCAGGCTGTCGTGGCGTACCGACCGGACCCGGCCGGCGACGTGGTCCTCGGCTCCGCGACCATCACCGGCTGA
- a CDS encoding methionine synthase translates to MTDQAWPWPAGAATGIGSLPGTDIGEAQRVVLGELPELPHLPELPARGPGADMIGRSAGLLVELPVEVYAGRWRVAPRPGRDLRRARDLMERDLDQLAEQAEGYAGPIKVQAAGPLTLAASLELPIGGRMLRDPGAVRDLTGSLAEGLRAHVAAVARRLPRASVLLQLDEPSLPTVLAGRVPTESGLGAYRAVESVDAAALLRTVVEAVGVPTVVHCCAPDVPLELIRSTGAVGVALDLDLITELDPLGEAIDAGLGLLAGAAPTRPPLAGGAPTSAQVADRVRQLWDRLGFPRRQLAEQVVVTPACGLAGASEQYARAVLAACRDAGRRFAED, encoded by the coding sequence GTGACAGATCAGGCGTGGCCCTGGCCGGCCGGCGCGGCAACCGGAATTGGTTCGCTGCCCGGCACCGACATCGGCGAGGCTCAGCGGGTGGTCCTCGGTGAGCTTCCCGAGCTGCCCCACCTGCCCGAGTTGCCGGCCCGTGGCCCCGGAGCGGACATGATCGGCCGGTCCGCCGGGCTGCTCGTCGAGCTGCCCGTCGAGGTGTACGCGGGGCGGTGGCGGGTCGCCCCACGCCCGGGCCGCGACCTGCGCCGGGCCCGGGACCTGATGGAACGCGACCTGGACCAACTCGCCGAGCAGGCCGAGGGGTACGCCGGGCCGATCAAGGTGCAGGCCGCCGGCCCGCTCACGCTGGCCGCCTCCCTGGAGCTGCCGATCGGCGGCCGAATGTTGCGCGATCCCGGTGCGGTCCGCGACCTGACCGGCTCCCTCGCGGAGGGGCTGCGCGCGCACGTGGCGGCGGTGGCCCGGCGGTTGCCCCGGGCGTCGGTGCTGCTGCAGCTGGACGAGCCGTCACTGCCGACCGTGCTGGCCGGGCGGGTGCCGACCGAGAGTGGGTTGGGCGCGTACCGGGCGGTCGAGTCGGTGGACGCGGCCGCGCTGCTGCGCACGGTCGTCGAGGCGGTCGGCGTGCCGACGGTGGTGCACTGCTGCGCCCCGGACGTGCCGCTGGAGCTGATCCGCTCGACCGGCGCCGTCGGGGTCGCTCTCGACCTGGACCTGATCACCGAGCTGGACCCGCTGGGCGAGGCGATCGACGCCGGCCTCGGGCTGCTGGCCGGGGCCGCACCGACCAGACCGCCGTTGGCCGGCGGCGCGCCGACCTCCGCGCAGGTCGCTGACCGGGTACGCCAGCTCTGGGACCGCCTCGGCTTTCCTCGTCGGCAGCTCGCCGAGCAGGTGGTGGTCACTCCGGCCTGCGGTCTCGCCGGGGCCAGCGAGCAGTACGCGCGGGCGGTGCTCGCCGCGTGCCGGGACGCCGGCCGGCGGTTTGCCGAGGACTGA
- a CDS encoding DUF202 domain-containing protein, translated as MSTPRDPGLQPERTRLAWRRTLLTVTVVAALAVRLASTGGTTGALIAGLTVLVWGALLVLCWPRGTGTGPARTGGRTLPLVASGIVGLALLGVLAVIRGLW; from the coding sequence GTGAGCACCCCGCGCGACCCGGGGCTGCAACCGGAGCGGACCCGGCTGGCGTGGCGACGCACCCTGCTCACGGTGACCGTGGTGGCCGCGCTCGCCGTCCGGCTGGCGTCGACGGGCGGCACGACCGGGGCGCTGATCGCCGGCCTCACCGTGCTGGTGTGGGGTGCCCTGCTGGTGCTCTGCTGGCCCCGCGGCACCGGCACCGGGCCGGCCCGCACCGGCGGCCGGACCCTGCCCCTGGTCGCGTCCGGCATCGTAGGGCTGGCGCTACTGGGAGTGCTGGCGGTGATTCGCGGACTGTGGTGA
- a CDS encoding VOC family protein codes for MIGQLRSVVIDCPDPRALAAFYSELLGVPFAEGDSDDDWVVLGGPPGHQPRLAFQQALNLQPPAWPDPERPQQFHLDVTVDDIEAAEKAALALGARRLPGEGEGFRVYADPAGHPFCLCWD; via the coding sequence ATGATTGGACAGCTACGTTCAGTGGTGATCGATTGCCCGGATCCGCGGGCGTTGGCGGCGTTCTACTCCGAGCTGCTCGGTGTGCCTTTCGCCGAGGGTGACTCCGACGACGACTGGGTGGTGCTGGGTGGCCCGCCCGGGCACCAGCCGCGTCTCGCCTTCCAGCAGGCGCTCAACCTGCAGCCGCCGGCCTGGCCGGACCCGGAACGCCCCCAGCAGTTCCACCTGGATGTGACGGTCGACGACATCGAGGCCGCCGAGAAGGCGGCGCTGGCGCTTGGTGCGCGGCGGCTGCCCGGTGAGGGCGAGGGTTTCCGGGTCTACGCGGATCCGGCCGGCCACCCGTTCTGCCTCTGCTGGGACTGA
- a CDS encoding electron transfer flavoprotein subunit beta/FixA family protein, translating into MNIVVLVKQVPDSGADRNLRNDDNTVDRGSANNVINEMDEYAIEEALKIKEAHGGEVTILTMGPDRATESIRKALSMGPDKAVHVVDDALHGSCAVATSKVLAAALGQLGADLVICGAESTDGRVQVLPHMIAERLGVAALTGARKLTVDGATLTVERQTEEGYEVVTAATPAVVSVWDTINEPRYPSFKGIMAAKKKPVQTLSLADLGVAPAEVGFDGATSTVVEHTKRPPRSGGAKITDEGEGGVKLVEFLATEKFV; encoded by the coding sequence ATGAATATCGTCGTACTCGTCAAGCAGGTGCCTGATTCGGGCGCGGACCGCAACCTGCGCAATGACGACAACACCGTCGACCGCGGTTCGGCGAACAACGTGATCAACGAGATGGACGAGTACGCCATCGAGGAGGCGCTGAAGATCAAGGAGGCGCACGGCGGCGAGGTCACCATCCTGACCATGGGTCCGGACCGGGCGACCGAGTCGATCCGCAAGGCGCTCTCCATGGGCCCGGACAAGGCCGTCCACGTGGTGGACGACGCCCTGCACGGTTCCTGTGCCGTCGCCACCTCCAAGGTGCTCGCCGCCGCTCTCGGTCAGCTCGGTGCCGACCTGGTGATCTGCGGTGCCGAGTCCACCGATGGCCGGGTCCAGGTCCTGCCGCACATGATCGCTGAGCGGCTGGGTGTCGCGGCGCTCACCGGCGCCCGCAAGCTCACCGTCGACGGCGCCACGCTGACCGTCGAGCGGCAGACCGAGGAGGGCTACGAGGTGGTCACCGCTGCCACCCCGGCCGTGGTCTCCGTCTGGGACACCATCAACGAGCCGCGCTACCCCTCCTTCAAGGGCATCATGGCCGCCAAGAAGAAGCCGGTGCAGACGCTGTCCCTGGCCGACCTCGGCGTCGCACCCGCCGAGGTGGGCTTCGACGGTGCCACCAGCACCGTCGTCGAGCACACCAAGCGCCCGCCACGCTCCGGCGGCGCCAAGATCACCGATGAGGGCGAGGGCGGCGTCAAGCTGGTCGAGTTCCTCGCCACCGAAAAGTTCGTGTGA
- a CDS encoding electron transfer flavoprotein subunit alpha/FixB family protein codes for MSEVLVVVEATKEFGVKKVTLEMLTLARELGTPSAVVLGGAGAAEALSGKLGEYGAEKIYAAEGDEIDGYLVAPKATVLAELVKRVQPAAVLLASAQEGKEIAARLAVKLDNGILTDVVGFDADGTATQIAFAGSTIVKSKVTKGLPLVTVRPNSVTPTPAAATPAIEQLTVSVTDTDRLAKVVERVAEQKGSRPELTEAGVVVSGGRGVGNADNFKLVEELADLLGGAVGASRAAVDSGFYPHQFQVGQTGKTVSPQLYVALGISGAIQHRAGMQTSKTIVAVNKDGEAPIFELADFGVVGDLFKIVPQAAEEIRKRK; via the coding sequence ATGTCTGAGGTTCTCGTCGTCGTCGAAGCCACCAAGGAATTCGGCGTCAAGAAGGTCACCCTGGAGATGCTCACCCTCGCCCGCGAGCTGGGCACCCCGAGCGCGGTGGTGCTCGGCGGCGCCGGCGCCGCCGAGGCGCTGAGCGGCAAGCTGGGCGAGTACGGCGCGGAGAAGATCTACGCCGCCGAGGGTGACGAGATCGACGGCTACCTGGTGGCCCCCAAGGCCACCGTGCTGGCCGAGCTGGTCAAGCGGGTACAGCCGGCAGCCGTGCTGCTGGCGTCGGCCCAGGAGGGCAAGGAGATCGCCGCCCGGCTCGCCGTCAAGCTCGACAACGGCATCCTGACCGACGTGGTTGGTTTCGACGCCGACGGCACCGCGACGCAGATCGCCTTCGCCGGCTCCACCATCGTCAAGTCCAAGGTCACCAAGGGCCTGCCGCTGGTCACCGTCCGGCCCAACTCGGTCACCCCCACCCCGGCGGCGGCCACCCCGGCGATCGAGCAGCTCACCGTGTCGGTCACCGACACCGACAGGCTGGCCAAGGTCGTCGAGCGGGTCGCCGAGCAGAAGGGCTCCCGCCCCGAGCTCACCGAGGCCGGCGTGGTCGTCTCCGGCGGCCGCGGTGTCGGCAACGCCGACAACTTCAAGCTGGTCGAGGAGTTGGCCGACCTGCTCGGCGGTGCCGTCGGCGCGTCCCGCGCAGCCGTCGACTCCGGCTTCTACCCGCACCAGTTCCAGGTGGGCCAGACCGGTAAGACGGTCTCCCCGCAGCTCTACGTCGCGCTCGGCATCTCCGGTGCCATCCAGCACCGGGCCGGCATGCAGACCTCGAAGACCATCGTCGCGGTCAACAAGGACGGCGAGGCACCGATCTTCGAGCTGGCCGACTTCGGCGTGGTCGGCGACCTGTTCAAGATCGTCCCGCAGGCCGCCGAGGAGATCCGCAAGCGCAAGTGA
- a CDS encoding RNA polymerase sigma factor yields MTAQRQDPDPPADDLDLRFRAGDEAALREAYDRYGRAVLHLATSMLANRSDAEDVTQATFVAAWLGRDTFDPAKGSLIGWLLGIGRRKVIDRMRASARETRVVETVRQLPEPTQSEPSPDRVVDRLVIADELARLPDDQRRMLELAFYDDLTHQQIATVTGVPLGTVKSHIRRGMASLKRRWEVDGAAPGPRPAGLSGAR; encoded by the coding sequence ATGACGGCGCAGCGACAGGATCCGGATCCCCCGGCGGACGACCTGGATCTCCGGTTCCGCGCGGGCGACGAGGCGGCGCTCCGCGAGGCGTACGACCGCTACGGCCGTGCCGTGCTCCACCTGGCCACCTCCATGCTGGCCAACCGCAGCGACGCGGAGGACGTCACCCAGGCGACGTTCGTCGCCGCATGGCTGGGTCGCGACACCTTCGACCCGGCCAAGGGGTCGCTGATCGGTTGGCTGCTCGGCATCGGCCGCCGAAAGGTGATCGACCGGATGCGCGCCTCGGCCCGGGAGACCCGGGTGGTGGAGACGGTCCGGCAGTTGCCCGAGCCGACGCAGTCCGAGCCGAGCCCGGACCGCGTGGTGGACCGCCTGGTGATCGCCGACGAGCTGGCTCGTCTCCCGGACGACCAGCGACGCATGCTGGAGCTGGCCTTCTACGACGACCTGACACACCAGCAGATAGCCACGGTGACCGGAGTGCCGTTGGGCACCGTGAAGAGCCACATCCGGCGCGGCATGGCGAGCTTGAAACGCAGATGGGAGGTGGACGGTGCAGCACCTGGACCACGACCGGCTGGTCTTTCTGGCGCTCGGTGA
- a CDS encoding anti-sigma factor, with product MQHLDHDRLVFLALGESEVDDGESTHLDTCAHCRTEMATLQRVAGLGTETRGLADLPDPPEHVWQGIAAQVRAAESRAVRPEAQRQVPAQADGTTTEPTTGTTADPAVVRLGSARRSRRGGGWSRWAATAATAAAAAAVGVVGTVAVLQPDDPAPAPTQAVVASAPLAAYGSTPPDAQGDARVLQNHQLHLHVANLPRVPGYYEVWLINPTTMKMLSVGTLGGGPDALLPLPPNVDLKSYSVVDVSAEQYDNKPAHSGDSLLRGTLTG from the coding sequence GTGCAGCACCTGGACCACGACCGGCTGGTCTTTCTGGCGCTCGGTGAGAGCGAGGTGGACGACGGGGAGAGCACCCACCTCGACACCTGCGCGCACTGCCGCACGGAGATGGCGACCCTCCAGCGGGTGGCCGGGCTCGGCACCGAGACGCGTGGGCTGGCTGACCTGCCCGACCCGCCGGAGCACGTCTGGCAGGGCATCGCTGCCCAGGTCAGGGCGGCGGAGTCCCGGGCGGTGCGGCCCGAAGCCCAGCGACAGGTGCCGGCGCAGGCCGATGGCACGACGACGGAGCCGACCACCGGCACGACCGCCGACCCGGCGGTTGTCCGGCTGGGTTCGGCGCGCCGGTCCCGCCGGGGCGGTGGCTGGTCCCGCTGGGCGGCGACCGCGGCGACGGCGGCTGCCGCCGCGGCCGTGGGCGTGGTGGGCACGGTGGCCGTGCTGCAGCCGGACGACCCGGCGCCTGCCCCGACGCAGGCGGTGGTGGCGAGCGCGCCGTTGGCGGCGTATGGATCGACGCCGCCGGACGCCCAGGGGGATGCGCGAGTTCTGCAGAATCACCAACTTCATCTGCATGTGGCGAATCTCCCGCGCGTCCCGGGGTACTACGAGGTGTGGCTGATTAATCCGACGACGATGAAGATGCTGTCGGTCGGCACCCTGGGTGGCGGCCCCGATGCGCTACTACCTCTGCCTCCCAACGTCGACCTCAAGAGCTACTCGGTGGTCGACGTCTCCGCCGAGCAGTACGACAACAAGCCCGCCCACTCCGGTGACAGCCTCCTGAGGGGCACCCTGACGGGCTGA